The following proteins come from a genomic window of Peptococcaceae bacterium:
- a CDS encoding SWIM zinc finger family protein: MNLHNFESWIDKKIVARGYDYYKNDCVISVEEPEKNVYVAEVEGSELYTVEVELDDQEEIADSQCDCPYDWGEYCKHQAAVFFALRDIKNKKDSNNADAEAVYKSVPKKRKTPDMKKILSERTKDELIEFLLAIAAEYEEIKQRIELDFNEGNDEDEIRKSMMLMRTFIRNNSDRHGFVAYGDAWEAVKGADLVLEKARSALTKKKTMHALELSLCVIHEMMDLLEGADDSDGVIGGEIEESLAFIREIVEDESLSPADKESIFQKLIEEAAHRRYEDWTDWRLDLLGSCSELADTPVLRNKLENHLVSIIKNEREDSWSGSYLAERVNLIRYHMIEQYDGRKKAQEFIGQNLRYSEFRKMAIENAMKKKDYDSVIKLTLDGEEEDKDRRGLVDQWKKYRYKAFQLSGKLDDLRGIAMEFILDGSFEYYKELKKTYDFSEWLSVYPQIILLLENQKKTNHDIYTRILIEEGEKQKLLAYVKPRPSMVEIFYKQLIPEFKDEVYTLFLQHIEQTAARAGSRKDYQRVCAIIRNLKKAGGQKQVSEIKQKLFNKYANRPAFRDELSKV; the protein is encoded by the coding sequence ATGAATCTCCACAACTTTGAAAGCTGGATTGATAAAAAAATTGTTGCCCGGGGCTATGATTATTACAAAAATGACTGTGTAATATCAGTGGAAGAACCCGAGAAAAATGTTTATGTGGCGGAAGTTGAAGGCAGTGAGCTGTACACAGTGGAAGTTGAGCTTGATGATCAGGAGGAGATCGCGGACAGTCAATGCGATTGCCCTTATGATTGGGGGGAGTATTGCAAGCACCAGGCGGCGGTATTTTTTGCCTTACGGGATATCAAGAACAAAAAAGACTCGAACAATGCGGACGCTGAAGCGGTTTATAAGTCCGTTCCCAAGAAAAGAAAAACGCCTGATATGAAGAAAATACTTTCGGAGAGGACAAAAGATGAACTTATTGAATTTCTCCTGGCGATCGCAGCCGAGTATGAAGAAATCAAGCAGCGGATAGAACTGGATTTTAACGAAGGAAATGATGAGGACGAAATACGTAAATCCATGATGCTTATGCGCACCTTTATCAGAAACAATTCGGATCGGCATGGGTTTGTCGCTTACGGAGACGCCTGGGAGGCGGTCAAGGGGGCTGACTTGGTGTTGGAAAAAGCCCGCTCTGCTTTGACCAAGAAAAAAACCATGCATGCTTTAGAACTGTCCCTTTGTGTTATCCATGAAATGATGGATCTGCTTGAGGGCGCGGATGATTCCGACGGGGTAATCGGCGGAGAAATTGAAGAAAGCCTGGCTTTTATCCGTGAAATAGTTGAGGATGAATCATTAAGCCCGGCTGATAAAGAAAGTATTTTTCAGAAGCTGATAGAAGAAGCGGCGCATAGACGATATGAAGATTGGACCGACTGGAGGCTCGATCTTTTGGGCAGCTGTTCGGAGCTTGCAGACACTCCGGTTTTACGCAATAAATTGGAAAATCATTTGGTATCAATCATAAAAAACGAAAGAGAGGATTCATGGAGCGGCAGTTACTTGGCGGAAAGAGTTAATCTCATCAGATACCATATGATTGAACAGTATGACGGACGAAAAAAAGCGCAGGAATTTATTGGACAGAATCTGCGATATTCGGAATTTAGGAAAATGGCGATAGAAAATGCCATGAAGAAAAAGGACTATGACTCGGTGATCAAGCTTACGCTTGATGGAGAAGAGGAAGATAAAGACAGGCGCGGGCTGGTAGATCAGTGGAAGAAATACCGGTACAAGGCGTTTCAGCTTTCCGGCAAACTTGATGATTTGCGCGGGATTGCCATGGAATTTATTCTGGATGGTAGTTTTGAATACTACAAGGAATTAAAAAAGACTTATGATTTCAGCGAGTGGCTTTCTGTTTACCCCCAGATTATTCTTCTGCTGGAAAACCAGAAGAAAACAAATCATGACATATACACCCGTATTTTAATAGAAGAAGGGGAAAAACAAAAGCTTCTTGCCTATGTTAAGCCGAGGCCGTCAATGGTAGAGATTTTTTATAAACAGCTTATTCCCGAATTTAAAGATGAGGTTTACACCCTGTTTTTGCAGCATATTGAGCAGACTGCTGCCAGAGCTGGCAGCAGGAAAGATTATCAGAGGGTATGCGCAATTATCCGTAATCTAAAAAAAGCAGGCGGGCAAAAGCAGGTCTCGGAAATCAAACAGAAGCTTTTTAACAAATATGCCAATAGACCGGCGTTCAGAGATGAGCTGTCAAAAGTATAG
- a CDS encoding RQC domain protein — MSSKKSRVRYALNSGDVKDLTDEEIRAILRAADELIAIGGRSMLAKILKGSKDKKVLEHGLHQCPAYGYYQALTLQEITNRIDWLIKKDYLEIEYRDRLPMLVFSERGWEIERETHAEELLQKLTKLLEGKDYGFTQDLKDRNRGMILLLLEKIRQTGNARFIPLLKAWKEIEYKKVQAEIQRVIDYLVKEGTI; from the coding sequence ATGAGCAGCAAAAAATCAAGAGTAAGATATGCGCTGAACAGCGGTGATGTAAAAGATTTAACCGATGAAGAAATCAGGGCTATACTTCGTGCGGCTGATGAACTGATTGCCATTGGCGGCAGAAGTATGTTGGCCAAAATCCTCAAAGGCTCCAAAGATAAAAAGGTACTGGAACATGGACTGCACCAATGCCCTGCCTACGGATACTATCAAGCGTTAACCCTGCAGGAAATAACGAACCGAATTGATTGGCTGATCAAGAAAGATTACCTGGAAATTGAATACAGGGATAGGCTTCCCATGCTTGTCTTCTCTGAGAGAGGTTGGGAAATAGAGCGGGAAACCCATGCCGAGGAGCTGCTGCAAAAACTTACAAAGCTGCTGGAGGGAAAAGATTATGGCTTTACTCAGGATTTGAAGGATAGAAACAGAGGAATGATCCTGCTGTTGCTTGAGAAAATCAGGCAAACGGGCAATGCCCGGTTTATACCGCTCCTTAAAGCTTGGAAGGAGATTGAATACAAGAAGGTACAGGCTGAAATTCAGAGGGTTATTGATTATCTGGTGAAAGAAGGAACAATATGA